In one Aeromicrobium erythreum genomic region, the following are encoded:
- a CDS encoding CDP-alcohol phosphatidyltransferase family protein: MGEDRLVTIPNLLSVVRIVLLPVFLWLVLGPEEDVLALLVLVVSGVTDYLDGKLARRLNQTSKIGAILDPVADRLYILAVVVGLALRDIIPWWLAVLLPLRDVFLFSLVPFLRTRGYSSLPVHFLGKAATAGLLYAFPLLLLGDGSGTVADLAEVFGWAFAIWGVGLYWWGGVLYAFQVRRLLATTEPLAR, from the coding sequence GTGGGTGAGGACAGGCTCGTCACGATCCCCAACCTGCTCAGCGTGGTCCGGATCGTGCTGCTGCCGGTCTTCCTGTGGCTCGTCCTCGGGCCCGAGGAGGACGTGCTGGCGCTGCTCGTGCTCGTCGTCTCCGGCGTCACCGACTACCTCGACGGCAAGCTGGCCCGCCGGCTGAACCAGACGTCGAAGATCGGCGCGATCCTCGACCCCGTCGCCGACCGGCTGTACATCCTCGCCGTCGTCGTCGGGCTGGCGCTGCGCGACATCATCCCGTGGTGGCTCGCGGTGCTGCTCCCGCTGCGCGACGTGTTCCTGTTCAGCCTCGTGCCGTTCCTGCGCACCCGCGGGTACAGCTCGCTGCCCGTGCACTTCCTGGGCAAGGCCGCCACGGCGGGGCTGCTCTACGCCTTCCCGCTGCTGCTGCTCGGCGACGGGTCGGGCACGGTCGCCGACCTCGCCGAGGTCTTCGGCTGGGCGTTCGCGATCTGGGGCGTCGGTCTGTACTGGTGGGGCGGTGTCCTCTACGCCTTCCAGGTGCGACGCCTCCTCGCCACGACCGAGCCCCTCGCTCGCTGA
- a CDS encoding spermidine synthase produces MVEVVPDRDRPRAATVRVDGTEQSHVDLDDPTHLEFDYVRRMADVVDTAWAPGVQVRTLHVGGAGMTLARYVAATRPRSRQLVLEPDAELTALVRAELPLPERSGIRVRAEDGRAGVASLRDAAYDLVVVDAFAGASVPADLVTCEWYADVARVAGPQGLVLLNLADRAPFPFVRDALRAVETALPHVVVSAEPATLKGRRHGNVLVVASRAPVDPAPLARRAAGSMFPYRVLDAVQVRDRLAGGTAFTDARSEASPAPPGGATFFG; encoded by the coding sequence GTGGTGGAGGTGGTCCCCGACCGGGACCGCCCGCGCGCGGCCACGGTGCGGGTCGACGGCACCGAGCAGTCGCACGTCGACCTCGACGACCCGACGCACCTCGAGTTCGACTACGTGCGCCGCATGGCCGACGTCGTCGACACGGCATGGGCGCCGGGCGTGCAGGTCCGCACGCTGCACGTCGGCGGGGCGGGCATGACGCTGGCGCGCTACGTGGCCGCCACGCGCCCGCGCTCCCGCCAGCTCGTGCTCGAGCCCGACGCCGAGCTGACGGCGCTCGTCCGGGCGGAGCTGCCGCTGCCCGAGCGCAGCGGCATCCGCGTGCGTGCCGAGGACGGACGCGCCGGCGTCGCGAGCCTGCGCGACGCCGCCTACGACCTCGTCGTCGTCGACGCGTTCGCGGGGGCGAGCGTCCCGGCGGACCTCGTGACGTGTGAGTGGTACGCGGACGTCGCGCGCGTGGCCGGACCGCAGGGGCTGGTCCTGCTGAACCTCGCCGACCGCGCGCCGTTCCCGTTCGTCCGCGACGCGCTGCGGGCCGTCGAGACCGCCCTGCCGCACGTCGTCGTCAGCGCGGAGCCGGCGACGCTCAAGGGGCGGCGTCACGGCAACGTCCTCGTCGTCGCATCGCGTGCGCCGGTCGACCCGGCGCCCCTCGCACGACGTGCCGCGGGGTCGATGTTCCCCTACCGTGTGCTCGACGCGGTCCAGGTGCGCGACCGGCTGGCCGGCGGGACGGCGTTCACGGACGCCCGCAGCGAGGCGTCGCCCGCCCCGCCCGGCGGCGCCACCTTCTTCGGCTGA
- the gcvH gene encoding glycine cleavage system protein GcvH encodes MIPEDLYYSEEHEWVRVEGDVLVVGITDFAQDQLGDIVYVDLPDVGDEVQAGSVVGELESTKSVSDVFSPVSGEVVARNESLDGASEVINSDPYGEGWLFKVRAADDDATAALLAPEQYTALVSS; translated from the coding sequence GTGATCCCTGAGGACCTGTACTACAGCGAAGAGCACGAGTGGGTGCGCGTGGAGGGCGACGTCCTCGTCGTCGGCATCACCGACTTCGCGCAGGACCAGCTCGGCGACATCGTCTACGTCGACCTGCCCGACGTCGGCGACGAGGTCCAGGCCGGGTCGGTCGTGGGGGAGCTGGAGTCGACGAAGTCGGTGAGCGACGTCTTCAGCCCGGTCAGCGGCGAGGTCGTGGCTCGCAACGAGAGCCTCGACGGTGCCTCCGAGGTCATCAACTCCGACCCCTACGGCGAGGGCTGGCTGTTCAAGGTGCGGGCCGCCGACGACGATGCCACCGCCGCGCTGCTCGCCCCCGAGCAGTACACGGCTCTCGTCTCGTCCTGA
- a CDS encoding RNA-binding S4 domain-containing protein — MEPSSVRADVWVWSVRLFASRSAASAACKGGQVHVNGRRAKPSQPVQVGDRVEATTPGGPRVVEVRRVLTKRVGAAVAAECYTDHTPPPPPREERLAMPRRDRGAGRPTKRERREMDRFRGR; from the coding sequence GTGGAACCGAGCAGCGTGCGCGCCGACGTGTGGGTGTGGTCGGTGCGCCTGTTCGCGTCGCGCTCCGCCGCGAGCGCCGCGTGCAAGGGCGGACAGGTGCACGTGAACGGCCGCCGCGCCAAGCCCTCGCAGCCGGTGCAGGTCGGCGACCGGGTCGAGGCGACCACGCCCGGAGGCCCCCGGGTCGTCGAGGTGCGTCGCGTGCTGACCAAGCGCGTCGGTGCCGCCGTGGCGGCCGAGTGCTACACCGACCACACACCACCACCCCCGCCGCGCGAGGAACGTCTCGCCATGCCCCGCCGCGACCGCGGTGCCGGACGGCCGACCAAGCGCGAGCGTCGCGAGATGGATCGCTTCCGCGGTCGCTGA
- a CDS encoding DUF881 domain-containing protein, with product MPDTERPHRAAPHRRAGSQVLVALLVGGLAFAMTVQVGQDDATDYGSLRGVELVELLKSVDVANERLAGQIDELTATRDRLRASRGGAAEAEDVARQRAEELAVLAGSVGATGPGVRLTVSDPDGLVDAGLVLDVLQELREAGAEAIVVNDTARVVAQTYVLDDEQGLRIGGRQVSSPYVFDVIGDPSTLEESITFRGGVRDLLQARGAQAAVARRSTITITALADVRTPEYARPDVGAP from the coding sequence ATGCCTGACACGGAGCGGCCGCACCGGGCGGCACCGCACCGGCGCGCCGGGTCGCAGGTGCTGGTCGCGCTGCTCGTCGGCGGGCTGGCGTTCGCCATGACCGTGCAGGTCGGCCAGGACGACGCGACCGACTACGGCTCGCTGCGCGGCGTCGAGCTGGTCGAGCTGCTCAAGTCCGTCGACGTCGCCAACGAGCGGCTCGCCGGCCAGATCGACGAGCTCACCGCCACCCGCGACCGGCTGCGCGCGTCCCGCGGCGGCGCCGCCGAGGCCGAGGACGTCGCCCGCCAGCGTGCCGAGGAGCTCGCCGTGCTCGCCGGCTCGGTCGGCGCGACGGGCCCGGGCGTGCGGCTCACCGTCTCCGACCCCGACGGGCTCGTCGACGCCGGTCTGGTGCTCGACGTCCTGCAGGAGCTCCGCGAGGCCGGGGCGGAGGCGATCGTCGTCAACGACACGGCGCGGGTCGTCGCCCAGACGTACGTGCTCGACGACGAGCAGGGTCTGCGCATCGGCGGACGCCAGGTCAGCAGCCCCTACGTGTTCGACGTGATCGGCGACCCCAGCACGCTCGAGGAGTCCATCACCTTCCGCGGCGGCGTGCGCGACCTGCTGCAGGCGCGCGGCGCGCAGGCCGCCGTCGCCCGCCGCTCGACGATCACCATCACGGCCCTGGCTGACGTGCGCACCCCCGAGTACGCTCGTCCCGACGTCGGCGCGCCCTGA
- a CDS encoding RNA-binding S4 domain-containing protein — protein MIRLGQLLKFADVAESGAQAGALVASGDVQVDGEVETRRGRQLGDGAVVTVALPEGPRVLRVVTGDDVDVPW, from the coding sequence ATGATCCGGCTGGGTCAGCTGCTCAAGTTCGCGGACGTCGCCGAGTCGGGTGCGCAGGCCGGTGCGCTCGTCGCCTCGGGCGACGTGCAGGTCGACGGCGAGGTCGAGACACGTCGCGGACGCCAGCTCGGCGACGGCGCCGTCGTCACGGTGGCCCTGCCAGAGGGTCCGCGCGTGCTGCGCGTCGTCACCGGCGACGACGTCGACGTGCCCTGGTGA
- the rocD gene encoding ornithine--oxo-acid transaminase produces MSDMQQTAGIIALDERWGAHNYHPLPVVISEAEGAWVTDVDGRRYLDFLSGYSALNFGHRHPDLVRAAHEQIDRLTLTSRAFHNDQFGAFCAELAELTGTEMVLTMNTGAEAVESAIKVARKWAYEVKGVAFDAAEIIVATHNFHGRTTTIVSFSDDPVAHDNYGPFTPGFVTVPYGDAQAVRDAIGPNTAAVLMEPIQGEAGVVVPPAGFWADVRDACTENEVLLIADEIQSGLARTGRLFALDHEGVRADLYTLGKALGGGIIPVSAVVGRADVLGVLRPGSHGSTFGGYPVACAVGRAVVGLLATGEFQERSADLGRHLHDRLEALLGQGVAAVRGRGLWAGVDLDPLGRTGREVSMALRDEGVLCKETHERTLRIAPPLVITRDEIDHAVDALERALKV; encoded by the coding sequence ATGTCCGACATGCAGCAGACCGCCGGCATCATCGCGCTCGACGAGCGGTGGGGTGCCCACAACTACCACCCCCTCCCCGTGGTGATCTCCGAGGCCGAGGGCGCATGGGTGACCGACGTCGACGGTCGCCGGTACCTCGACTTCCTCTCCGGGTACTCCGCGCTCAACTTCGGGCACCGCCACCCCGACCTGGTCCGAGCCGCGCACGAGCAGATCGACCGGCTCACCCTGACCTCCCGCGCCTTCCACAATGACCAGTTCGGCGCCTTCTGCGCCGAGCTCGCCGAGCTCACCGGCACCGAGATGGTGCTGACGATGAACACCGGCGCCGAGGCCGTCGAGTCCGCCATCAAGGTCGCCCGCAAGTGGGCCTACGAGGTCAAGGGTGTCGCCTTCGACGCGGCCGAGATCATCGTCGCCACGCACAACTTCCACGGCCGCACGACCACCATCGTCTCCTTCTCCGACGACCCGGTCGCGCACGACAACTACGGCCCCTTCACGCCGGGCTTCGTCACCGTCCCCTACGGCGACGCGCAGGCCGTGCGCGACGCCATCGGCCCGAACACCGCCGCCGTCCTCATGGAGCCGATCCAGGGCGAGGCCGGCGTGGTGGTGCCGCCCGCCGGGTTCTGGGCCGACGTGCGCGACGCCTGCACCGAGAACGAGGTGCTGCTCATCGCCGACGAGATCCAGTCCGGTCTCGCCCGCACGGGCCGCCTCTTCGCGCTCGACCACGAGGGCGTGCGGGCCGACCTGTACACCTTGGGCAAGGCGCTCGGCGGCGGCATCATCCCCGTCTCGGCGGTCGTCGGACGCGCCGACGTCCTCGGGGTGCTGCGGCCAGGGTCGCACGGCTCGACGTTCGGCGGGTACCCGGTCGCGTGCGCGGTCGGCCGCGCGGTCGTCGGCCTGCTCGCGACGGGTGAGTTCCAGGAGCGATCCGCCGACCTCGGCCGGCACCTGCACGACCGGCTCGAAGCCCTCCTCGGGCAGGGCGTCGCCGCCGTGCGCGGTCGAGGCCTGTGGGCCGGCGTCGACCTCGACCCCCTGGGACGTACCGGACGCGAGGTGTCGATGGCGCTGCGCGACGAGGGCGTGCTGTGCAAGGAGACGCACGAGCGGACGCTGCGCATCGCCCCGCCGCTCGTCATCACGCGGGACGAGATCGACCACGCGGTCGACGCGCTCGAACGTGCGCTGAAGGTCTGA
- a CDS encoding YcnI family protein gives MPTTRPTRLAAAAALTLATVAVAGPAVAHVGVSSPDAARDGYGKIVFRVPTESDTADTTKLVVTLPADAPFLHLTAQTKPGWTITTREGRLPAPVEVDGTEITRAVRTVTWTADGDGIPPGEFDEFALSGGPFPDADSIRFEAEQTYSDGEVVDWDQVQQGDTEPDKPAPTLSLLPAGEGGHAHGGSATGDDAGEHQSGAHESGGSGSDVLGRVLGGAALVVAVAALLGVLRQDRRRA, from the coding sequence ATGCCCACCACCCGTCCGACCCGTCTCGCCGCCGCCGCGGCCCTCACTCTCGCCACGGTGGCCGTCGCCGGCCCCGCCGTCGCCCACGTCGGCGTCTCCTCGCCCGACGCGGCACGCGACGGCTACGGCAAGATCGTCTTCCGCGTGCCCACCGAGTCCGACACGGCCGACACGACGAAGCTCGTCGTGACGCTGCCCGCGGACGCTCCCTTCCTGCACCTCACCGCCCAGACCAAGCCCGGTTGGACGATCACGACGCGCGAGGGCCGCCTGCCCGCGCCCGTCGAGGTCGACGGCACCGAGATCACCCGAGCCGTCCGCACGGTCACGTGGACCGCGGACGGCGACGGCATCCCGCCGGGGGAGTTCGACGAGTTCGCCCTGTCGGGCGGCCCGTTCCCCGACGCCGACAGCATCCGGTTCGAGGCCGAGCAGACCTACTCCGACGGCGAGGTCGTCGACTGGGACCAGGTGCAGCAGGGCGACACCGAGCCCGACAAGCCCGCCCCGACGCTCAGCCTGCTGCCCGCCGGCGAGGGCGGCCACGCGCACGGCGGTTCCGCCACCGGCGACGACGCCGGCGAGCACCAGTCGGGCGCGCACGAGTCCGGCGGGTCCGGCTCCGACGTCCTGGGTCGCGTCCTCGGCGGAGCGGCCCTCGTGGTCGCGGTCGCGGCGCTCCTGGGTGTCCTGCGGCAGGATCGACGCCGTGCGTAG
- a CDS encoding small basic family protein: MIPVIGLVVGVGLGLFLQPDVPLWLQPYLPIAIVAALDAVVGALRALGERRFDDRVFVVSFISNVTIAGFMVFLGDQLGVGSQLSTGVVVVLGIRIFANAAAIRRRIFHA, from the coding sequence GTGATCCCGGTGATCGGACTCGTCGTCGGTGTCGGCCTCGGCCTCTTCCTCCAGCCCGACGTGCCGCTCTGGCTGCAGCCGTACCTCCCGATCGCGATCGTCGCCGCGCTCGATGCCGTCGTCGGCGCGCTGCGGGCGCTCGGCGAGCGTCGCTTCGACGACCGCGTGTTCGTCGTCTCGTTCATCTCCAACGTGACCATCGCCGGGTTCATGGTCTTCCTCGGCGACCAGCTCGGCGTCGGCTCGCAGCTCTCGACCGGCGTCGTCGTCGTGCTCGGCATCCGCATCTTCGCCAACGCCGCCGCCATCCGCCGCAGGATCTTCCATGCCTGA
- a CDS encoding copper resistance CopC family protein encodes MRRALVVLLLLPVLLAPALTAGPASAHAALVGTDPADEAVVEEVPGTVTLEFNEPVTRSELVLTAPDGSRVPLDVSARDREVTGRLRDGTADGQRGTYTIAYRVVSADGHPIAGESTFRTTAGRTVEQAPRQDDTSESFIHRHAEHLWWAVGGGLVAVVLIVWPLLRRRTEEHA; translated from the coding sequence GTGCGTAGAGCCCTGGTCGTCCTGCTGCTCCTGCCCGTCCTCCTGGCGCCGGCGCTGACCGCCGGTCCGGCGTCGGCGCACGCGGCCCTCGTCGGCACCGACCCCGCCGACGAGGCCGTCGTCGAGGAGGTGCCGGGCACGGTCACGCTCGAGTTCAACGAGCCGGTCACCCGCTCCGAGCTGGTGCTGACCGCGCCCGACGGCAGCCGCGTGCCGCTCGACGTCAGCGCTCGGGACCGCGAGGTCACCGGTCGGCTGCGCGACGGCACGGCCGACGGCCAGCGCGGCACCTACACGATCGCGTACCGCGTGGTCTCCGCCGACGGCCACCCGATCGCGGGGGAGTCGACCTTCCGCACCACCGCGGGTCGCACGGTCGAGCAGGCCCCCCGCCAGGACGACACCTCGGAGTCCTTCATCCACCGCCACGCAGAGCACCTGTGGTGGGCCGTCGGCGGTGGCCTCGTGGCCGTCGTCCTGATCGTCTGGCCGCTCCTGCGCCGCCGGACCGAGGAGCACGCGTGA
- a CDS encoding MerR family transcriptional regulator yields MTQPLPETARLGIGKVLAELREEFPSLTISKIRYLEREGLLEPERTPSGYRKFSFDDVERLRFVLRQQKRYWPLSTIRQALDEMDRGLVPQTDLDGNVRVPEVSSDADGLPTPGAFLEGRSRMRLSREEVLESTGASEELLAQVEEHGLLERRPGQHAYDGDDLVVVDAVVRLSALGVEPRHLRAVRTAAERESDLLGRAVPERRRREDKAAAAEQLGELAALLMRLHTVLLRHRLRD; encoded by the coding sequence GTGACCCAGCCGCTGCCGGAGACGGCTCGGCTCGGGATCGGCAAGGTCCTGGCGGAGCTCCGCGAGGAGTTCCCGTCGCTGACCATCAGCAAGATCCGCTACCTCGAGCGGGAGGGTCTGCTCGAGCCGGAGCGGACGCCCTCGGGGTACCGCAAGTTCTCCTTCGACGACGTCGAGCGGCTCCGGTTCGTGCTGCGCCAGCAGAAGCGGTACTGGCCCCTGAGCACGATCCGACAGGCGCTCGACGAGATGGACCGCGGCCTCGTGCCGCAGACCGACCTCGACGGCAACGTCCGCGTGCCGGAGGTCTCCAGCGACGCCGACGGCCTGCCGACGCCGGGCGCCTTCCTGGAGGGCCGCAGCCGGATGCGGCTGAGCCGCGAGGAGGTGCTGGAGAGCACCGGCGCGAGCGAGGAGCTGCTCGCCCAGGTCGAGGAGCACGGGTTGCTCGAGCGTCGCCCGGGCCAGCACGCGTACGACGGCGACGACCTCGTCGTGGTCGACGCGGTCGTCCGGTTGTCCGCGCTCGGCGTGGAGCCGCGCCACCTGCGTGCGGTGCGCACGGCGGCGGAGCGCGAGTCCGACCTGCTGGGCCGCGCGGTGCCGGAGCGTCGTCGTCGCGAGGACAAGGCCGCCGCGGCGGAGCAGCTCGGGGAGCTGGCCGCCCTCCTCATGCGTCTGCACACGGTGCTCCTGCGGCACCGGCTCCGGGACTGA
- a CDS encoding superoxide dismutase: MADYTLPDLPYDYGALDPHISGKIMELHHSKHHQNYVNGLNTALEKLEASRADGSYDTINLLEKNLAFNLGGHINHSIFWKNLSPDGGDKPTGELAAAIEDNFGSFDAYRAQFEATALGIQGSGWAITAWDTLGQKLVIVQLYDQQSNIPATLIPISQLDMWEHAFYLDYLNVKGDYVKAFWNIANWADAQERFTAATSGGQVLF; encoded by the coding sequence GTGGCCGACTACACCCTGCCCGACCTGCCCTACGACTACGGTGCGCTGGATCCGCACATCTCCGGCAAGATCATGGAGCTGCACCACAGCAAGCACCACCAGAACTACGTCAACGGCCTGAACACGGCCCTCGAGAAGCTCGAGGCGTCCCGCGCCGACGGTTCGTACGACACGATCAACCTGCTCGAGAAGAACCTCGCGTTCAACCTCGGCGGCCACATCAACCACTCCATCTTCTGGAAGAACCTGTCTCCGGACGGTGGCGACAAGCCGACCGGCGAGCTGGCCGCGGCGATCGAGGACAACTTCGGCTCCTTCGACGCCTACCGCGCGCAGTTCGAGGCGACGGCGCTCGGGATCCAGGGCTCCGGCTGGGCGATCACCGCCTGGGACACGCTGGGTCAGAAGCTGGTCATCGTCCAGCTGTACGACCAGCAGTCCAACATCCCGGCGACGCTGATCCCGATCTCCCAGCTCGACATGTGGGAGCACGCCTTCTACCTCGACTACCTCAACGTCAAGGGCGACTACGTGAAGGCGTTCTGGAACATCGCGAACTGGGCCGACGCCCAGGAGCGGTTCACCGCGGCCACGAGCGGCGGCCAGGTCCTCTTCTGA
- a CDS encoding DUF881 domain-containing protein: MAVVRPAESLLEQVAENALDDDYYVVRAGERYGQRAVATPAVGVVVAVLAAMLTVTAVQTQTERPGSELERRTLVADVADRRDVLAARQEAVGALRQQVASLQGGSTAETSTDVAADTVLAGARSLRGTALVVTMAGSPDGARAGRVTAQDVVAVVNGLWYAGAEAVSVGGQRLAETSAISSLDGAITVNFRRIEVPVRIVALGDGAVLRSRLQSNLAGRYLQERAEDAGISVGMAPSDDEVVPSAPEQRTTLRRAEPLPAADGPRGEGRP; this comes from the coding sequence GTGGCTGTCGTCCGTCCTGCGGAGAGCCTGCTGGAGCAGGTCGCGGAGAACGCGCTCGACGACGACTACTACGTCGTGCGGGCGGGGGAGCGGTACGGCCAGCGCGCCGTCGCGACCCCGGCCGTGGGCGTGGTGGTCGCGGTGCTCGCGGCGATGCTCACGGTCACCGCGGTCCAGACCCAGACCGAGCGACCGGGCTCGGAGCTGGAGCGACGCACGCTCGTCGCCGACGTCGCCGACCGGCGCGACGTCCTGGCCGCGCGGCAGGAGGCCGTCGGCGCGCTGCGCCAGCAGGTCGCGTCGCTGCAGGGCGGCTCGACCGCGGAGACCTCGACCGACGTCGCCGCCGACACCGTCCTGGCCGGGGCCCGGTCCTTGCGCGGCACGGCTCTGGTGGTCACCATGGCGGGCAGCCCCGACGGTGCCCGCGCGGGCCGCGTCACCGCGCAGGACGTCGTCGCCGTGGTCAACGGGCTCTGGTACGCGGGTGCCGAGGCCGTGTCGGTCGGCGGTCAGCGGCTCGCCGAGACCTCGGCGATCTCCTCCCTCGACGGCGCGATCACGGTGAACTTCCGCCGCATCGAGGTGCCGGTGCGGATCGTGGCCCTCGGCGACGGTGCGGTGCTGCGGTCCCGGCTGCAGTCCAACCTCGCGGGACGCTACCTCCAGGAGCGCGCCGAGGACGCCGGCATCTCCGTGGGCATGGCACCATCGGACGACGAGGTGGTGCCGTCGGCGCCCGAGCAACGGACCACGCTGCGCCGCGCGGAGCCTCTCCCGGCGGCGGACGGTCCACGAGGGGAGGGCAGACCGTGA
- a CDS encoding FHA domain-containing protein, whose translation MTSPGPEHGNVPDETTHIPLIDADTEEMTSADVDAVENLPAGSAMLLVQRGPGAGARFLLDTDTVSVGRHPDSDIFLDDISVSRRHAVFSRSGRGYVVSDLGSLNGTYVNRDRIDGDIALGGGDEVQIGKYRLIYFAGAQRGQA comes from the coding sequence ATGACCTCGCCCGGTCCCGAGCACGGCAACGTCCCGGACGAGACCACGCACATCCCGCTGATCGACGCCGACACCGAGGAGATGACCTCGGCCGACGTCGACGCGGTGGAGAACCTGCCGGCGGGCAGCGCGATGCTGCTGGTTCAGCGCGGTCCGGGCGCCGGGGCGCGGTTCCTGCTCGACACCGACACGGTGTCGGTCGGGCGACACCCCGACAGCGACATCTTCCTCGACGACATCAGCGTCTCGCGCCGCCACGCCGTGTTCAGCCGGTCCGGCCGCGGCTACGTCGTCAGCGACCTGGGCAGCCTCAACGGCACCTACGTCAACCGCGACCGCATCGACGGCGACATCGCGCTCGGTGGCGGCGACGAGGTCCAGATCGGCAAGTACCGGCTCATCTACTTCGCGGGCGCGCAGCGGGGCCAGGCGTGA
- a CDS encoding cytochrome c oxidase assembly protein, whose product MSILRTTVASFLVASAACVAALSLGGGAPQQVPEGLPDPGPLVGWSLPLASVVSDGLLVVLVGLLLAVVALLPTSADDVQGLSVDAVRGAARVAAAWSLLSIVLYVLTVADVFARPIGSLTFPLLSELATTATGGVVLLQVLVGALAWAVLRWTIAVRRLAVVLGVVLASLVPVAFAGHSASSGSHDLAALSLLLHLVGVCLWVGGLVALTWVAWRGSKRLAPALRRYSVLALWAFVVVGVSGVVNAAVRLRSVTDVVGTGYGQLVLAKVVALVALGWFGWVQRRRLADRDAGFLSVATSEVLLMAATIGLAVALSRTPTPVGDILTTPAQELLGGPVPPAPDVLRMALGFTPNGLGLTIVVLGAALYVRGLLVLRRRGDAWPVGRTVAWFVGLLVVAWSTIGGLGVYSHVMFSAHMVSHMLLSMVAPIFLVLGAPVTLALRTLPGPRQPGDVSPRTLLTSFLASRFLHVLTHPVVPPVLFVGSLYALYFTPLFGFLMREHWGHTAMELHFLLVGSLFYYVIIGVDPSPRRLPPLARFGIMLVTLPFHAFFSIAIMSSARVLAEPYWTTIDRPYRTDLLADQYLGGSISWALGEVPLVLVMIALLFQWFRSDQREARRIDRAADRDGDAALAAYNARLKDLAEHGKRRDPDA is encoded by the coding sequence GTGAGCATCCTGCGCACCACCGTCGCCAGCTTCCTGGTCGCGTCCGCGGCCTGCGTGGCTGCGCTCAGCCTGGGTGGAGGGGCGCCCCAGCAGGTACCCGAGGGCCTCCCGGACCCGGGCCCGCTCGTGGGCTGGTCGCTGCCGCTCGCGTCGGTCGTCTCCGACGGTCTGCTCGTGGTCCTCGTCGGCCTGCTGCTCGCGGTCGTCGCCCTGCTGCCGACGTCGGCCGACGACGTGCAGGGCCTGTCGGTCGACGCGGTCCGCGGCGCCGCCCGCGTCGCGGCGGCGTGGTCGCTGCTCAGCATCGTGCTCTACGTCCTCACCGTCGCCGACGTGTTCGCCCGGCCGATCGGCTCGCTGACGTTCCCGCTGCTCTCGGAGCTCGCGACGACCGCGACCGGCGGGGTCGTGCTGCTGCAGGTCCTCGTCGGCGCGCTGGCGTGGGCGGTCCTGCGCTGGACGATCGCCGTCCGACGCCTCGCAGTCGTGCTCGGCGTCGTCCTCGCCTCGCTCGTCCCCGTCGCGTTCGCCGGCCACTCGGCGTCGTCGGGCTCGCACGACCTCGCCGCGCTGAGCCTGCTGCTGCACCTCGTGGGTGTCTGCCTGTGGGTCGGCGGGCTCGTCGCCCTGACCTGGGTGGCCTGGCGCGGCAGCAAGCGGCTCGCCCCCGCACTGCGCCGCTACTCGGTGCTCGCCCTCTGGGCGTTCGTGGTGGTCGGGGTCTCCGGCGTGGTGAATGCCGCGGTGCGGCTGCGCAGCGTCACCGACGTCGTCGGCACCGGGTACGGACAGCTCGTCCTCGCCAAGGTCGTCGCGCTCGTCGCGCTCGGCTGGTTCGGCTGGGTCCAGCGCCGACGGCTCGCCGACCGCGACGCCGGGTTCCTGTCGGTCGCGACGTCGGAGGTGCTGCTCATGGCCGCGACGATCGGCCTGGCGGTGGCACTCTCGCGCACGCCGACGCCGGTCGGGGACATCCTCACCACGCCCGCGCAGGAGCTGCTCGGTGGGCCCGTGCCGCCCGCGCCCGACGTCCTGCGCATGGCCCTCGGCTTCACGCCCAACGGGCTGGGGCTCACGATCGTCGTGCTCGGCGCCGCCCTCTACGTCCGCGGGCTCCTCGTGCTGCGCCGCCGCGGCGACGCCTGGCCCGTCGGCCGCACCGTCGCCTGGTTCGTCGGTCTCCTCGTGGTGGCGTGGTCGACCATCGGTGGGCTCGGGGTCTACTCGCACGTGATGTTCAGCGCGCACATGGTCTCGCACATGCTGCTCTCGATGGTCGCGCCGATCTTCCTCGTGCTCGGCGCACCCGTGACCCTTGCGCTGCGCACCCTGCCCGGGCCCCGCCAGCCGGGCGACGTGTCGCCCCGGACCCTGCTGACGTCGTTCCTCGCGTCCCGCTTCCTGCACGTGCTCACGCACCCGGTCGTGCCGCCGGTGCTGTTCGTGGGCAGCCTCTACGCGCTGTACTTCACGCCACTGTTCGGCTTCCTGATGCGCGAGCACTGGGGCCACACCGCCATGGAGCTGCACTTCCTGCTCGTCGGGTCGCTCTTCTACTACGTCATCATCGGCGTCGACCCGTCGCCGCGACGTCTCCCGCCGCTCGCCCGGTTCGGGATCATGCTGGTCACGCTGCCGTTCCACGCGTTCTTCTCGATCGCGATCATGTCGTCGGCGCGGGTCCTGGCCGAGCCGTACTGGACCACCATCGACCGGCCGTACCGGACGGACCTCCTCGCCGACCAGTACCTCGGCGGCAGCATCTCCTGGGCCCTCGGCGAGGTGCCCCTCGTGCTCGTCATGATCGCGCTGCTCTTTCAGTGGTTCCGCTCCGACCAGCGCGAGGCACGCCGGATCGACCGTGCCGCGGACCGCGACGGCGACGCCGCCCTCGCCGCCTACAACGCTCGGCTCAAGGACCTCGCCGAGCACGGCAAGCGCCGCGACCCCGACGCCTGA